The following are encoded together in the Carassius auratus strain Wakin chromosome 34, ASM336829v1, whole genome shotgun sequence genome:
- the LOC113052962 gene encoding neurofilament medium polypeptide-like isoform X5, translating into MSFMSPSRSFSSSSLSGSLGSRGGLFGSISPATIGNLANTLRPTVQINSSTFPPADDKETMKGLNDRLAGYLSKVRLLEDSNIELEKQIKEALMRKGAESDRDWSAYEKIINDLRNQLQEMTMDNARLFLQIDNARLAADDFKVKFESEQAMRQGVEQDLAGLRKMLDDTYMGRMQLEGQIESMREELVFLKKSHEEDVANLKSHISDSQVNVQMESKNNADLNETINNIRTQYERAAQKSREETEEWYKNKFDSITAEVTQNTEALQAGKTELNELRRTKQTLEIDLQALHNMIRSLEDSLRETEARYAHEVNGYNSGLVQLEGELGQVRAQVERQAAEYDALLNIKSKLEAEIATYHCLLEGVVDDEGDKNREEFSLEQALYAAPPPSVGLKKAIVITQEIVDRKGVSQSELEQNPTDHNNHVFGEEEELAEPLVLALELAMEKVKDEQEEFGEQLELAMEKAKDEQEEFGEQLELAMEKAKDEQEEFGEQLELAMEKVKDKQEEFGEQLELQLELAMEKAKDEQEEWGEQLELAMEKAKDEQEEFGEQLELAMEKVKDKQEEFGEQLELQLELAMEKAKDEQEEWGEQLELAMEKAKDEQEEFGEQLELAMEKVKDKQEEFGEQLELQLELAMEKAKDEQEEWGEQLELELELAMEKAKDEQEEFGEQLELAMEKAKDEQEEFGEQLELVMEKAKDEQEEFGEQLELVMEKAKDEQEEFGEQLELAMEKAKDEQEEFGEQLELAMEKAKDEQEEWGEQLELELELAMEKAKDEQEEFGEQLELAMEKAKDEQEEFGEQLELVMEKAKDEQEEFGEQLELVMEKAKDEQEEFGEQLELAMEKAKDEQEEWGEQLELELELAMEKAKDEQEEFGEQLELAMEKAKDEQEDWGEQLELAMEKAKDEQEEFGEQLELAMEKAKDEQEEFGEQLELAMEKAKDEQEEWGEQLELELELAMEKAKDEQEEFGEQLELAMEKAKDEQEDWGEQLELAMEKAKDEQEEWGEQLELAMEKAKDEQEDWGEQLELAMEKAKDEQEEWGEQLELELELAMEKAKDEQEEFGEQLELAMEKAKDEQEEFGEQLELAMEKAKDEQEEWGEQLELELELAMEKAKDEQEEFGEQLELAMEKAKDEQEDWGEQLELAMEKAKDEQEEWGEQLELELELAMEKAKDEQEEFGEQLELAMEKAKDEQEEFGEQLELAMEKWKDEQEEWGEQLELAMEKWKDEQEEWGEQLGLEMEKLIEEREELEEEEFMKTGVLPRSAHKIWPPQWPPLH; encoded by the exons ATGTCATTCATGAGCCCTTCCAGGAGTTTCTCCAGCTCAAGTCTGTCTGGTAGCTTGGGGTCAAGGGGTGGTTTGTTCGGGTCCATTTCCCCAGCCACTATAGGGAATCTGGCAAACACACTGCGTCCCACTGTGCAGATCAACAGCAGCACTTTTCCCCCAGCTGATGATAAAGAGACCATGAAGGGTCTGAATGACCGTCTGGCGGGGTATCTGTCAAAAGTGCGACTCCTGGAGGACTCCAACATTGAACTGGAGAAGCAAATCAAAGAGGCTCTGATGAGGAAAGGAGCTGAGAGTGACAGAGACTGGAGCGCCTATGAGAAGATCATTAATGATCTGAGAAACCAG CTCCAGGAAATGACCATGGACAATGCCAGACTCTTCTTACAGATAGACAATGCGAGGCTGGCTGCTGACGATTTCAAAGTCAA GTTTGAGTCGGAGCAGGCCATGCGGCAAGGGGTGGAGCAGGATCTGGCAGGACTCCGTAAGATGCTGGACGACACTTACATGGGCCGCATGCAGCTGGAGGGCCAGATCGAGTCTATGAGAGAAGAGCTGGTGTTCCTGAAGAAGAGCCACGAGGAG GATGTTGCCAACCTGAAGAGTCATATCAGTGACTCTCAAGTCAATGTGCAAATGGAGTCTAAAAACAATGCAGACCTCAATGAGACCATTAATAACATCCGCACGCAGTACGAGCGAGCCGCGCAGAAGAGCCGCGAGGAAACTGAAGAGTGGTATAAAAACAAA TTTGACAGCATCACAGCTGAGGTGACTCAGAACACAGAAGCTCTGCAGGCAGGAAAGACCGAGCTGAACGAGCTGCGCAGGACGAAACAAACTCTAGAAATTGACCTGCAGGCTCTGCACAATATG ATTCGATCCCTCGAAGATTCGCTGCGTGAAACAGAGGCACGTTACGCTCATGAAGTCAATGGGTACAACTCTGGATTGGTGCAGCTGGAGGGAGAGCTGGGACAGGTGCGAGCGCAGGTGGAGCGTCAGGCGGCCGAGTATGATGCCCTGCTGAACATCAAGTCCAAACTGGAGGCAGAGATTGCCACCTATCATTGCCTCCTGGAGGGTGTTGTTGACGACGAGGGGGACAAAAATAG AGAGGAATTTTCTTTAGAGCAGGCGTTGTATGCAG CTCCTCCGCCTTCCGTCGGACTTAAGAAAGCCATCGTCATCACGCAAGAAATAGTGGACAGAAAAGGGGTCTCTCAGAGTGAACTTGAGCAAAATCCTACTGATCACAACAACCACGTTTTTGGGGAGGAAGAGGAGTTGGCAGAACCACTGGTGTTAGCTTTGGAGTTAGCAATGGAAAAGGTGAAAGACGAACAAGAGGAGTTTGGAGAACAACTGGAGTTAGCGATGGAAAAGGCAAAAGATGAGCAAGAGGAGTTTGGAGAACAACTGGAGTTAGCGATGGAAAAGGCAAAAGATGAGCAAGAGGAGTTTGGAGAACAACTGGAGTTAGCAATGGAAAAGGTGAAAGACAAGCAAGAGGAGTTTGGAGAACAACTGGAGTTACAGTTGGAGTTAGCGATGGAAAAGGCAAAAGATGAGCAAGAGGAGTGGGGAGAACAACTGGAGTTAGCGATGGAAAAGGCAAAAGACGAACAAGAGGAGTTTGGAGAACAACTGGAGTTAGCAATGGAAAAGGTGAAAGACAAGCAAGAGGAGTTTGGAGAACAACTGGAGTTACAGTTGGAGTTAGCGATGGAAAAGGCAAAAGATGAGCAAGAGGAGTGGGGAGAACAACTGGAGTTAGCGATGGAAAAGGCAAAAGATGAGCAAGAGGAGTTTGGAGAACAACTGGAGTTAGCAATGGAAAAGGTGAAAGACAAGCAAGAGGAGTTTGGAGAACAACTGGAGTTACAGTTGGAGTTAGCGATGGAAAAGGCAAAAGATGAGCAAGAGGAGTGGGGAGAACAACTGGAGTTAGAGTTGGAGTTAGCGATGGAAAAGGCAAAAGATGAGCAAGAGGAGTTTGGAGAACAACTGGAGTTAGCGATGGAAAAGGCAAAAGACGAGCAAGAAGAGTTTGGAGAACAACTGGAGTTAGTGATGGAAAAGGCAAAAGACGAGCAAGAGGAGTTTGGAGAACAACTGGAGTTAGTGATGGAAAAGGCAAAAGATGAGCAAGAGGAGTTTGGAGAACAACTGGAGTTAGCGATGGAAAAGGCAAAAGATGAGCAAGAGGAGTTTGGAGAACAACTGGAGTTAGCGATGGAAAAGGCAAAAGACGAGCAAGAGGAGTGGGGAGAACAACTGGAGTTAGAGTTGGAGTTAGCGATGGAAAAGGCAAAAGATGAGCAAGAGGAGTTTGGAGAACAACTGGAGTTAGCGATGGAAAAGGCAAAAGACGAGCAAGAAGAGTTTGGAGAACAACTGGAGTTAGTGATGGAAAAGGCAAAAGACGAGCAAGAGGAGTTTGGAGAACAACTGGAGTTAGTGATGGAAAAGGCAAAAGATGAGCAAGAGGAGTTTGGAGAACAACTGGAGTTAGCGATGGAAAAGGCAAAAGATGAGCAAGAGGAGTGGGGAGAACAACTGGAGTTAGAGTTGGAGTTAGCGATGGAAAAGGCAAAAGATGAGCAAGAGGAGTTTGGAGAACAACTGGAGTTAGCGATGGAAAAGGCAAAAGACGAGCAAGAGGATTGGGGAGAACAACTGGAGTTAGCGATGGAAAAGGCAAAAGACGAGCAAGAGGAGTTTGGAGAACAACTGGAGTTAGCAATGGAAAAGGCAAAAGACGAACAAGAGGAGTTTGGAGAACAACTGGAGTTAGCGATGGAAAAGGCAAAAGATGAGCAAGAGGAGTGGGGAGAACAACTGGAGTTAGAGTTGGAGTTAGCGATGGAAAAGGCAAAAGATGAGCAAGAGGAGTTTGGAGAACAACTGGAGTTAGCGATGGAAAAG GCAAAAGACGAGCAAGAGGATTGGGGAGAACAACTGGAGTTAGCGATGGAAAAGGCAAAAGACGAGCAAGAGGAGTGGGGAGAACAACTGGAGTTAGCGATGGAAAAGGCAAAAGACGAGCAAGAGGATTGGGGAGAACAACTGGAGTTAGCGATGGAAAAGGCAAAAGACGAGCAAGAGGAGTGGGGAGAACAACTGGAGTTAGAGTTGGAGTTAGCGATGGAAAAGGCAAAAGATGAGCAAGAGGAGTTTGGAGAACAACTGGAGTTAGCGATGGAAAAGGCAAAAGACGAACAAGAGGAGTTTGGAGAACAACTGGAGTTAGCGATGGAAAAGGCAAAAGATGAGCAAGAGGAGTGGGGAGAACAACTGGAGTTAGAGTTGGAGTTAGCGATGGAAAAGGCAAAAGATGAGCAAGAGGAGTTTGGAGAACAACTGGAGTTAGCGATGGAAAAGGCAAAAGACGAGCAAGAGGATTGGGGAGAACAACTGGAGTTAGCGATGGAAAAGGCAAAAGACGAGCAAGAGGAGTGGGGAGAACAACTGGAGTTAGAGTTGGAGTTAGCGATGGAAAAGGCAAAAGATGAGCAAGAGGAGTTTGGAGAACAACTGGAGTTAGCGATGGAAAAGGCAAAAGACGAGCAAGAGGAGTTTGGAGAACAACTGGAGTTAGCAATGGAAAAGTGGAAAGATGAGCAAGAGGAGTGGGGAGAACAACTGGAGTTAGCGATGGAAAAGTGGAAAGATGAGCAAGAGGAGTGGGGAGAACAACTGGGGCTAGAGATGGAAAAGCTTATAGAAGAGCGAGAGGAGTTAGAAGAAGAAGAGTTTATGAAGACAGGGGTGCTCCCTAGGAGTGCCCATAAAATCTGGCCACCCCAGTGGCCACCCCTACATTAA
- the LOC113052962 gene encoding neurofilament medium polypeptide-like isoform X29 produces MSFMSPSRSFSSSSLSGSLGSRGGLFGSISPATIGNLANTLRPTVQINSSTFPPADDKETMKGLNDRLAGYLSKVRLLEDSNIELEKQIKEALMRKGAESDRDWSAYEKIINDLRNQLQEMTMDNARLFLQIDNARLAADDFKVKFESEQAMRQGVEQDLAGLRKMLDDTYMGRMQLEGQIESMREELVFLKKSHEEDVANLKSHISDSQVNVQMESKNNADLNETINNIRTQYERAAQKSREETEEWYKNKFDSITAEVTQNTEALQAGKTELNELRRTKQTLEIDLQALHNMIRSLEDSLRETEARYAHEVNGYNSGLVQLEGELGQVRAQVERQAAEYDALLNIKSKLEAEIATYHCLLEGVVDDEGDKNREEFSLEQALYAAPPPSVGLKKAIVITQEIVDRKGVSQSELEQNPTDHNNHVFGEEEELAEPLVLALELAMEKVKDEQEEFGEQLELAMEKAKDEQEEFGEQLELAMEKAKDEQEEFGEQLELAMEKVKDKQEEFGEQLELQLELAMEKAKDEQEEWGEQLELAMEKAKDEQEEFGEQLELAMEKVKDKQEEFGEQLELQLELAMEKAKDEQEEWGEQLELAMEKAKDEQEEFGEQLELAMEKVKDKQEEFGEQLELQLELAMEKAKDEQEEWGEQLELELELAMEKAKDEQEEFGEQLELAMEKAKDEQEEFGEQLELVMEKAKDEQEEFGEQLELVMEKAKDEQEEFGEQLELAMEKAKDEQEEFGEQLELVMEKAKDEQEEFGEQLELVMEKAKDEQEEFGEQLELAMEKAKDEQEEWGEQLELELELAMEKAKDEQEEFGEQLELAMEKAKDEQEDWGEQLELAMEKAKDEQEEFGEQLELAMEKAKDEQEEFGEQLELAMEKAKDEQEEWGEQLELELELAMEKAKDEQEEFGEQLELAMEKAKDEQEEFGEQLELAMEKAKDEQEDWGEQLELAMEKAKDEQEEWGEQLELAMEKAKDEQEDWGEQLELAMEKAKDEQEEWGEQLELELELAMEKAKDEQEEFGEQLELAMEKAKDEQEEFGEQLELAMEKAKDEQEEWGEQLELELELAMEKAKDEQEEFGEQLELAMEKAKDEQEDWGEQLELAMEKAKDEQEEWGEQLELELELAMEKAKDEQEEFGEQLELAMEKAKDEQEEFGEQLELAMEKWKDEQEEWGEQLELAMEKWKDEQEEWGEQLGLEMEKLIEEREELEEEEFMKTGVLPRSAHKIWPPQWPPLH; encoded by the exons ATGTCATTCATGAGCCCTTCCAGGAGTTTCTCCAGCTCAAGTCTGTCTGGTAGCTTGGGGTCAAGGGGTGGTTTGTTCGGGTCCATTTCCCCAGCCACTATAGGGAATCTGGCAAACACACTGCGTCCCACTGTGCAGATCAACAGCAGCACTTTTCCCCCAGCTGATGATAAAGAGACCATGAAGGGTCTGAATGACCGTCTGGCGGGGTATCTGTCAAAAGTGCGACTCCTGGAGGACTCCAACATTGAACTGGAGAAGCAAATCAAAGAGGCTCTGATGAGGAAAGGAGCTGAGAGTGACAGAGACTGGAGCGCCTATGAGAAGATCATTAATGATCTGAGAAACCAG CTCCAGGAAATGACCATGGACAATGCCAGACTCTTCTTACAGATAGACAATGCGAGGCTGGCTGCTGACGATTTCAAAGTCAA GTTTGAGTCGGAGCAGGCCATGCGGCAAGGGGTGGAGCAGGATCTGGCAGGACTCCGTAAGATGCTGGACGACACTTACATGGGCCGCATGCAGCTGGAGGGCCAGATCGAGTCTATGAGAGAAGAGCTGGTGTTCCTGAAGAAGAGCCACGAGGAG GATGTTGCCAACCTGAAGAGTCATATCAGTGACTCTCAAGTCAATGTGCAAATGGAGTCTAAAAACAATGCAGACCTCAATGAGACCATTAATAACATCCGCACGCAGTACGAGCGAGCCGCGCAGAAGAGCCGCGAGGAAACTGAAGAGTGGTATAAAAACAAA TTTGACAGCATCACAGCTGAGGTGACTCAGAACACAGAAGCTCTGCAGGCAGGAAAGACCGAGCTGAACGAGCTGCGCAGGACGAAACAAACTCTAGAAATTGACCTGCAGGCTCTGCACAATATG ATTCGATCCCTCGAAGATTCGCTGCGTGAAACAGAGGCACGTTACGCTCATGAAGTCAATGGGTACAACTCTGGATTGGTGCAGCTGGAGGGAGAGCTGGGACAGGTGCGAGCGCAGGTGGAGCGTCAGGCGGCCGAGTATGATGCCCTGCTGAACATCAAGTCCAAACTGGAGGCAGAGATTGCCACCTATCATTGCCTCCTGGAGGGTGTTGTTGACGACGAGGGGGACAAAAATAG AGAGGAATTTTCTTTAGAGCAGGCGTTGTATGCAG CTCCTCCGCCTTCCGTCGGACTTAAGAAAGCCATCGTCATCACGCAAGAAATAGTGGACAGAAAAGGGGTCTCTCAGAGTGAACTTGAGCAAAATCCTACTGATCACAACAACCACGTTTTTGGGGAGGAAGAGGAGTTGGCAGAACCACTGGTGTTAGCTTTGGAGTTAGCAATGGAAAAGGTGAAAGACGAACAAGAGGAGTTTGGAGAACAACTGGAGTTAGCGATGGAAAAGGCAAAAGATGAGCAAGAGGAGTTTGGAGAACAACTGGAGTTAGCGATGGAAAAGGCAAAAGATGAGCAAGAGGAGTTTGGAGAACAACTGGAGTTAGCAATGGAAAAGGTGAAAGACAAGCAAGAGGAGTTTGGAGAACAACTGGAGTTACAGTTGGAGTTAGCGATGGAAAAGGCAAAAGATGAGCAAGAGGAGTGGGGAGAACAACTGGAGTTAGCGATGGAAAAGGCAAAAGACGAACAAGAGGAGTTTGGAGAACAACTGGAGTTAGCAATGGAAAAGGTGAAAGACAAGCAAGAGGAGTTTGGAGAACAACTGGAGTTACAGTTGGAGTTAGCGATGGAAAAGGCAAAAGATGAGCAAGAGGAGTGGGGAGAACAACTGGAGTTAGCGATGGAAAAGGCAAAAGATGAGCAAGAGGAGTTTGGAGAACAACTGGAGTTAGCAATGGAAAAGGTGAAAGACAAGCAAGAGGAGTTTGGAGAACAACTGGAGTTACAGTTGGAGTTAGCGATGGAAAAGGCAAAAGATGAGCAAGAGGAGTGGGGAGAACAACTGGAGTTAGAGTTGGAGTTAGCGATGGAAAAGGCAAAAGATGAGCAAGAGGAGTTTGGAGAACAACTGGAGTTAGCGATGGAAAAGGCAAAAGACGAGCAAGAAGAGTTTGGAGAACAACTGGAGTTAGTGATGGAAAAGGCAAAAGACGAGCAAGAGGAGTTTGGAGAACAACTGGAGTTAGTGATGGAAAAG GCAAAAGATGAGCAAGAGGAGTTTGGAGAACAACTGGAGTTAGCGATGGAAAAGGCAAAAGACGAGCAAGAAGAGTTTGGAGAACAACTGGAGTTAGTGATGGAAAAGGCAAAAGACGAGCAAGAGGAGTTTGGAGAACAACTGGAGTTAGTGATGGAAAAGGCAAAAGATGAGCAAGAGGAGTTTGGAGAACAACTGGAGTTAGCGATGGAAAAGGCAAAAGATGAGCAAGAGGAGTGGGGAGAACAACTGGAGTTAGAGTTGGAGTTAGCGATGGAAAAGGCAAAAGATGAGCAAGAGGAGTTTGGAGAACAACTGGAGTTAGCGATGGAAAAGGCAAAAGACGAGCAAGAGGATTGGGGAGAACAACTGGAGTTAGCGATGGAAAAGGCAAAAGACGAGCAAGAGGAGTTTGGAGAACAACTGGAGTTAGCAATGGAAAAGGCAAAAGACGAACAAGAGGAGTTTGGAGAACAACTGGAGTTAGCGATGGAAAAGGCAAAAGATGAGCAAGAGGAGTGGGGAGAACAACTGGAGTTAGAGTTGGAGTTAGCGATGGAAAAGGCAAAAGATGAGCAAGAGGAGTTTGGAGAACAACTGGAGTTAGCGATGGAAAAGGCAAAAGACGAGCAAGAGGAGTTTGGAGAACAACTGGAGTTAGCGATGGAAAAGGCAAAAGACGAGCAAGAGGATTGGGGAGAACAACTGGAGTTAGCGATGGAAAAGGCAAAAGACGAGCAAGAGGAGTGGGGAGAACAACTGGAGTTAGCGATGGAAAAGGCAAAAGACGAGCAAGAGGATTGGGGAGAACAACTGGAGTTAGCGATGGAAAAGGCAAAAGACGAGCAAGAGGAGTGGGGAGAACAACTGGAGTTAGAGTTGGAGTTAGCGATGGAAAAGGCAAAAGATGAGCAAGAGGAGTTTGGAGAACAACTGGAGTTAGCGATGGAAAAGGCAAAAGACGAACAAGAGGAGTTTGGAGAACAACTGGAGTTAGCGATGGAAAAGGCAAAAGATGAGCAAGAGGAGTGGGGAGAACAACTGGAGTTAGAGTTGGAGTTAGCGATGGAAAAGGCAAAAGATGAGCAAGAGGAGTTTGGAGAACAACTGGAGTTAGCGATGGAAAAGGCAAAAGACGAGCAAGAGGATTGGGGAGAACAACTGGAGTTAGCGATGGAAAAGGCAAAAGACGAGCAAGAGGAGTGGGGAGAACAACTGGAGTTAGAGTTGGAGTTAGCGATGGAAAAGGCAAAAGATGAGCAAGAGGAGTTTGGAGAACAACTGGAGTTAGCGATGGAAAAGGCAAAAGACGAGCAAGAGGAGTTTGGAGAACAACTGGAGTTAGCAATGGAAAAGTGGAAAGATGAGCAAGAGGAGTGGGGAGAACAACTGGAGTTAGCGATGGAAAAGTGGAAAGATGAGCAAGAGGAGTGGGGAGAACAACTGGGGCTAGAGATGGAAAAGCTTATAGAAGAGCGAGAGGAGTTAGAAGAAGAAGAGTTTATGAAGACAGGGGTGCTCCCTAGGAGTGCCCATAAAATCTGGCCACCCCAGTGGCCACCCCTACATTAA